From one Pseudomonas sp. S35 genomic stretch:
- a CDS encoding acetyl-CoA C-acetyltransferase, protein MTQLRRVAIIGGNRIPFARSNGPYATASNQAMLTAALEGLIERYNLHGQRLGEVVAGAVLKHSRDFNLTRECVLGSRLSPQTPAYDIQQACGTGLEAALLVANKIALGQIECGIAGGVDTTSDAPIGVNEGLRKVLLHANRSKSLADKLKVLLQLRPHHLKPELPRNGEPRTGLSMGQHCELMAQTWQIPRAEQDQLALQSHQKMAASYAEGWHDDLLTPFLGLTRDNNLRPDLTLEKLAALKPAFERSEKGTLTAGNSTPLTDGASLVLLGSEAWAQERGLPILAYLRDGEAAAVDFVNGAEGLLMAPVYAVPRLLARNGLTLQDFDYYEIHEAFAAQVLCTLKAWEDAHYCKTRLGLDAPLGSIDRSRLNVKGSSLAAGHPFAATGGRIVANLAKLLDAAGKGRGLISICAAGGQGVTAIIER, encoded by the coding sequence ATGACTCAATTGCGCCGTGTAGCGATCATTGGCGGTAACCGTATTCCTTTCGCCCGTTCCAATGGCCCGTACGCCACCGCGAGCAACCAGGCGATGCTGACCGCGGCCCTGGAGGGCTTGATCGAACGCTACAACCTGCACGGTCAGCGCCTGGGCGAGGTGGTCGCCGGTGCGGTGCTCAAGCATTCCCGTGACTTCAACCTCACCCGCGAGTGCGTGCTGGGTTCGCGCCTATCACCGCAAACCCCGGCCTATGACATTCAGCAGGCCTGTGGCACCGGGCTGGAGGCGGCGTTGCTGGTGGCCAACAAGATTGCCCTGGGCCAGATCGAATGCGGCATCGCCGGCGGCGTGGACACCACGTCCGATGCCCCGATCGGCGTGAATGAAGGGCTGCGTAAAGTCCTGTTGCACGCCAATCGCAGCAAATCCCTGGCGGACAAATTGAAGGTTCTGTTGCAGTTGCGCCCTCATCACCTCAAGCCCGAGCTGCCGCGCAATGGCGAGCCGCGCACCGGTCTGTCGATGGGCCAGCACTGCGAGTTGATGGCGCAGACCTGGCAGATTCCCCGCGCCGAGCAGGACCAGTTGGCTCTGCAAAGCCACCAGAAAATGGCCGCGTCCTACGCCGAAGGCTGGCATGACGACCTGCTGACGCCGTTTCTGGGCCTGACCCGCGACAACAACCTGCGCCCCGACCTGACCCTGGAAAAACTCGCCGCCCTCAAGCCCGCGTTCGAGCGCAGTGAAAAGGGCACGCTCACAGCCGGCAACTCCACGCCGCTCACCGATGGTGCATCCCTGGTGCTGCTGGGCAGTGAGGCCTGGGCCCAGGAGCGTGGGCTGCCGATCCTGGCGTATCTGCGCGATGGTGAAGCGGCGGCAGTGGATTTCGTCAACGGCGCCGAAGGCCTGCTGATGGCGCCGGTGTATGCGGTGCCGCGCTTGCTGGCCAGGAATGGCCTGACGCTGCAGGACTTCGATTACTACGAGATCCACGAAGCGTTCGCCGCCCAGGTGTTGTGCACGCTCAAGGCCTGGGAAGATGCGCACTACTGCAAGACTCGCCTCGGGCTGGATGCGCCGTTGGGTTCCATCGACCGCAGCCGGCTGAACGTGAAGGGCAGTTCCCTCGCAGCCGGGCACCCGTTTGCCGCCACGGGAGGGCGTATCGTCGCCAACCTGGCTAAATTGCTGGATGCGGCGGGTAAGGGGCGCGGGCTGATTTCGATCTGCGCGGCGGGTGGTCAAGGTGTGACGGCGATCATTGAACGTTGA
- a CDS encoding zinc-binding alcohol dehydrogenase family protein — protein sequence MKAIAYYASLPINDEKSLQDIELPEPVAGPRELLVEVKAISVNPVDTKVRQNVAPENGAAKVLGWDVAGVVKAVGSDVTLFKVGDKVFYAGSLIRPGGNSERHTVDERIVGHMPKSLGFAEAAALPLTAITAWELLFERLQVREGKEDEGQSLLIVGAAGGVGSILTQLASQLTALNVIGTASRPQTQAWTTALGADLVIDHSQPLSEALKQAGHPQVTHVASLTQTDHHLDQLVEALQPQGKLALIDDPKALDISKLKRKSLSLHWEFMYTRSMFETPDMIEQHNLLNRVAGLIDAGTLRTTVGEHFGVINAANLRRAHALLESGKAKGKIVLEGF from the coding sequence ATGAAAGCCATTGCCTACTACGCATCTCTGCCCATCAACGATGAAAAATCCCTGCAAGACATCGAACTGCCAGAGCCAGTCGCCGGCCCCCGCGAGCTGCTGGTAGAAGTCAAAGCCATCTCGGTCAACCCGGTGGACACCAAGGTGCGCCAGAACGTCGCCCCGGAAAACGGCGCCGCCAAGGTGCTGGGCTGGGACGTGGCCGGCGTGGTCAAGGCGGTCGGCAGTGACGTGACACTGTTCAAGGTCGGCGACAAGGTGTTCTACGCAGGTTCGCTGATACGCCCAGGTGGCAACAGCGAACGGCACACCGTGGACGAACGCATCGTCGGCCACATGCCCAAGAGCCTGGGGTTTGCCGAGGCCGCCGCACTGCCGCTGACCGCTATCACCGCCTGGGAACTGCTGTTTGAGCGCCTGCAAGTGCGCGAAGGTAAAGAAGACGAAGGCCAGAGCCTGCTGATTGTCGGTGCCGCCGGTGGCGTGGGCTCGATCCTGACCCAATTGGCCAGCCAGCTCACCGCATTGAACGTAATTGGCACCGCCTCGCGCCCGCAAACCCAGGCGTGGACCACCGCCCTCGGCGCCGACCTGGTGATCGACCACAGTCAACCCCTGAGCGAAGCACTGAAGCAGGCCGGCCATCCACAAGTGACCCACGTCGCCAGCCTGACCCAGACCGACCATCACCTGGACCAACTGGTGGAAGCACTCCAACCCCAAGGCAAGCTGGCGCTGATCGACGACCCCAAGGCGCTGGACATAAGCAAACTCAAGCGCAAGAGCCTGTCGTTGCATTGGGAGTTCATGTACACCCGTTCGATGTTCGAGACGCCAGACATGATCGAGCAGCACAACCTGCTCAATCGCGTAGCCGGGCTGATCGACGCCGGCACCTTGAGAACCACGGTGGGTGAGCACTTCGGTGTGATCAATGCGGCGAACCTGCGCCGTGCCCACGCGCTGCTGGAAAGCGGCAAGGCCAAGGGCAAGATCGTGCTGGAAGGTTTCTGA
- a CDS encoding helix-turn-helix transcriptional regulator has protein sequence MEAAPCISQIAGLLAEPKRTAMLWSLMDGSAKSSEELATLTGLSPASANAHLARLTGGGLLRIEARRGKRLFRVAAADVSAAIDALASTTLASATRSTPDAPTLVLVAPPSLRRARLCHGHLGGELAAGLYERMAAAGWIERHEQRISVTLKGVQHFAGLGIFTQALASPLVCDCFDWSQQQPHLGGALGAGLLQLFMQSNWISLVNESQALQVNDTGLDEITRLATL, from the coding sequence ATGGAAGCAGCACCTTGCATCAGTCAGATCGCCGGCTTGCTGGCTGAGCCAAAACGCACCGCTATGCTCTGGTCCTTGATGGATGGCTCGGCCAAGTCGTCCGAAGAGCTGGCGACACTTACCGGGCTGTCGCCGGCCTCGGCCAATGCCCATCTGGCACGGTTGACGGGTGGCGGTCTGCTGCGGATCGAAGCGCGACGTGGCAAGCGGTTGTTCCGCGTGGCGGCTGCCGACGTCAGCGCCGCCATCGATGCCTTGGCCAGTACCACTCTGGCCAGTGCGACCCGCAGCACACCCGATGCTCCAACGCTGGTCCTGGTGGCTCCGCCGTCATTGCGTCGTGCGCGACTGTGCCATGGGCACCTGGGGGGCGAGCTGGCGGCGGGGTTGTATGAACGGATGGCGGCGGCGGGGTGGATCGAGCGCCATGAGCAACGCATCAGCGTCACGCTCAAGGGTGTGCAGCACTTTGCGGGCCTCGGCATTTTTACCCAGGCACTGGCGTCGCCGCTGGTATGTGACTGCTTCGACTGGAGCCAGCAGCAACCGCACCTGGGTGGTGCGCTGGGGGCGGGGTTGTTGCAACTGTTTATGCAGTCGAACTGGATCAGCCTGGTCAACGAGTCCCAGGCGTTGCAGGTCAACGACACTGGTTTGGATGAAATCACCCGACTGGCCACGCTGTAG
- a CDS encoding LysR family transcriptional regulator, whose protein sequence is MLRFDDLQLFVRAADLGSLSAAARVMDLSPAVASAALKRIEQQLGARLLARSTRSLRLTAEGEGFLEYARAALSSLDEGRRLLASGQDHVSGVLQLSAPSDFGRNQLLPWLDEFQGEYPQLNVRLLLGDRIADLFRQPVDIALRYGEPEDSSLIALPVAPDNVRVLCAAPSYLARHGEPRHLEQLAQHNCLLYMLGSRVHDHWSFHDGKRDVSMTVSGDRFSDDADVVRRWAVAGVGIAYKSWLDVSTDVLAGRLRLILPELRGERTPLNLLCAHRAQLSKPINLLREMLVSRCARLTAQLPARVSVGQ, encoded by the coding sequence ATGCTGCGCTTTGATGATTTGCAGTTGTTTGTACGCGCGGCGGACCTGGGTAGTTTATCGGCGGCGGCGCGAGTGATGGATTTGTCGCCTGCGGTGGCCAGCGCGGCGCTCAAGCGTATCGAGCAACAACTGGGCGCACGCTTGCTGGCGCGCTCCACCCGCAGCCTGCGCCTGACGGCTGAAGGTGAAGGCTTTTTGGAGTACGCCCGCGCGGCGCTGAGTTCGCTGGACGAGGGGCGGCGCCTATTGGCCAGTGGCCAGGATCATGTCAGCGGTGTGTTGCAACTGTCGGCCCCGTCGGATTTTGGCCGCAACCAATTGCTGCCGTGGCTGGATGAGTTTCAGGGCGAGTACCCGCAACTCAACGTCCGGCTGTTGTTGGGGGATCGTATTGCCGACCTGTTCCGCCAGCCGGTGGACATCGCCCTGCGCTATGGCGAGCCAGAAGATTCCAGCCTCATCGCACTGCCCGTGGCACCGGACAACGTTCGCGTGTTGTGCGCGGCCCCCAGCTATCTTGCGCGCCACGGTGAACCGCGACACCTGGAACAACTGGCCCAGCACAATTGCTTGTTGTACATGCTCGGTAGCCGCGTGCATGACCACTGGAGCTTCCACGACGGTAAGCGTGACGTCAGTATGACGGTCAGTGGCGATCGCTTCAGCGACGATGCCGATGTGGTGCGCCGCTGGGCGGTGGCGGGAGTGGGGATTGCCTACAAATCCTGGCTCGATGTCAGCACCGACGTGCTGGCCGGGCGTTTGCGCCTGATCCTGCCGGAGCTGCGCGGTGAGCGTACGCCGTTGAATTTATTGTGTGCCCACCGTGCGCAGTTGAGCAAACCCATCAATCTGTTGCGGGAAATGCTGGTGTCTCGCTGTGCGAGATTGACCGCACAGTTGCCAGCGCGAGTGAGCGTTGGGCAATAG
- a CDS encoding heavy metal translocating P-type ATPase: MNGSTTFDLPISGMTCASCAGRVERALGKVPGVQSVSVNLANERAHVEVLGQMDPAVLIAAVDKAGYTATLPQSETATAANQTQRLHRERWALLLAIALALPLVLPMLVEPFGLHWMLPAWVQFALATPVQFIFGARFYIAAWKAVRAGAGNMDLLVAIGTSAGYGLSIYEWLTAHAAMAPHLYFEASAVVIALVLLGKYLESRAKRQTASAIRALEALRPERALRVKDGREEDVAISALKLDDQVLVKPGERFPVDGEVIEGQSHADEALISGESLPVPKQPGDNVTGGAINGEGRLLVRTTALGAESVLARIIRLVEDAQAAKAPIQKLVDKVSQVFVPAVLVLALITLVGWWLYGASLETAIINAVAVLVIACPCALGLATPTAIMAGTGVAARYGILIKDAEALERAHEVSAVVFDKTGTLTSGTPRIAHVVAVDGNQARLLQQAGALQRGSEHPLAKAVLDACAGQGLPVDNVTASQSLTGRGIAGTLDGRQLALGNRRLLEENGLDAGDLATSARDWEAEGRTLSWLIEQGPQPRVLGLFAFGDTLKPGALEAVEQLKAQHISSHLLTGDNRGSARVVAHALGIDDVHAEVLPADKAATVAELKKTGVVAMVGDGINDAPALAAADIGIAMGGGTDVAMHAAGITLMRGDPRLVPAALEISRKTYAKIRQNLFWAFVYNLIGIPLAAFGLLNPVLAGAAMALSSVSVVSNALLLKTWKPKDLEDQRP, encoded by the coding sequence ATGAATGGATCCACCACCTTTGACCTGCCCATCAGCGGCATGACCTGCGCCAGCTGCGCCGGGCGTGTCGAGCGTGCACTGGGCAAGGTGCCGGGGGTGCAAAGCGTCAGCGTCAACCTGGCCAACGAACGTGCCCATGTCGAAGTGCTGGGCCAGATGGACCCCGCCGTCTTGATCGCCGCCGTCGACAAGGCCGGCTATACCGCGACCCTGCCCCAAAGCGAAACCGCCACCGCAGCCAACCAAACCCAGCGCCTGCACCGCGAGCGCTGGGCGCTGCTGCTGGCGATTGCGCTGGCATTGCCGTTGGTGCTGCCGATGCTGGTGGAACCTTTTGGCCTGCATTGGATGCTCCCGGCCTGGGTGCAATTCGCCCTGGCCACCCCGGTGCAGTTCATCTTCGGCGCACGCTTCTATATAGCCGCCTGGAAAGCCGTGCGCGCCGGGGCCGGCAATATGGACTTGCTGGTGGCCATCGGTACCAGCGCCGGTTATGGCCTGAGTATTTATGAATGGCTCACCGCCCACGCCGCAATGGCGCCGCACCTGTACTTTGAAGCCTCGGCGGTGGTGATTGCCCTGGTGCTGCTGGGCAAATACCTGGAAAGCCGCGCCAAACGCCAGACCGCCAGCGCCATCCGGGCGCTGGAAGCCCTGCGCCCGGAACGCGCCCTGCGTGTGAAGGATGGCCGTGAAGAAGACGTCGCCATCAGCGCGTTGAAGCTCGATGACCAAGTGCTGGTCAAACCCGGTGAGCGTTTCCCGGTGGACGGTGAAGTGATCGAAGGCCAAAGCCATGCCGACGAGGCCTTGATCAGCGGCGAAAGCCTGCCGGTGCCGAAACAACCTGGCGACAACGTCACCGGCGGCGCCATCAACGGCGAAGGGCGTCTGCTGGTGCGCACCACCGCCCTTGGCGCCGAAAGCGTGTTGGCACGCATCATCCGCCTGGTGGAAGACGCCCAGGCGGCCAAGGCACCCATCCAGAAACTGGTGGATAAAGTCAGCCAGGTCTTCGTCCCAGCCGTGCTGGTGCTGGCGTTGATCACGCTGGTGGGCTGGTGGCTGTACGGCGCGTCGCTGGAGACCGCAATCATCAATGCCGTGGCGGTGCTGGTGATCGCCTGCCCTTGCGCCCTTGGCCTGGCCACGCCGACTGCAATCATGGCCGGCACCGGCGTCGCCGCGCGCTATGGCATTTTGATCAAGGACGCCGAGGCCCTGGAGCGTGCCCATGAAGTGAGCGCCGTGGTCTTCGACAAGACCGGCACCCTCACCTCCGGCACGCCAAGAATCGCCCATGTGGTCGCGGTGGATGGCAATCAGGCTCGGCTGCTGCAACAAGCCGGCGCTTTGCAACGCGGCAGCGAACACCCGCTGGCCAAAGCGGTGCTGGATGCCTGTGCCGGACAAGGGCTGCCCGTGGACAATGTGACGGCCAGCCAGTCCCTGACCGGGCGCGGCATCGCCGGCACCCTCGACGGTCGGCAATTGGCCTTGGGCAATCGCCGCCTGCTGGAAGAAAACGGCTTGGACGCAGGCGACTTGGCCACCTCGGCACGCGATTGGGAAGCCGAAGGCCGTACGTTGTCCTGGCTGATCGAGCAAGGTCCACAACCGCGCGTGCTCGGGCTGTTCGCCTTTGGTGACACCCTCAAGCCCGGCGCACTGGAAGCCGTTGAGCAACTCAAAGCGCAGCACATCAGCAGCCATTTACTGACCGGCGACAATCGCGGCAGCGCCCGCGTGGTGGCGCACGCGTTGGGCATCGACGATGTTCACGCCGAAGTCCTGCCCGCCGATAAAGCCGCCACCGTCGCCGAGCTGAAAAAAACCGGCGTAGTGGCGATGGTCGGCGATGGCATCAACGATGCCCCGGCCCTCGCCGCCGCCGATATAGGTATCGCCATGGGCGGCGGCACCGACGTGGCCATGCATGCGGCCGGAATCACCCTGATGCGCGGCGATCCACGCCTGGTCCCGGCCGCCCTGGAGATCAGCCGCAAGACCTACGCCAAAATCCGCCAGAACCTGTTCTGGGCCTTTGTGTATAACTTGATCGGTATCCCACTGGCCGCATTCGGCCTGCTCAACCCGGTGCTCGCGGGCGCGGCGATGGCCTTGTCCAGCGTGAGCGTGGTGAGCAATGCGCTGCTATTGAAAACCTGGAAACCCAAGGACTTGGAGGATCAACGCCCATGA
- the cueR gene encoding Cu(I)-responsive transcriptional regulator codes for MNIGQAARQSGLSAKMIRYYESIGLLKAAHRTDSGYRVYGPEDLHTLAFIKRSRDLGFSLEEVGKLLTLWQDRQRASADVKALARQHIDELNQKILELGQLRDTLQDLVEHCQGDHRPDCPILKELASGSCCS; via the coding sequence ATGAACATCGGCCAAGCCGCACGCCAAAGCGGGCTGAGCGCGAAGATGATTCGCTACTACGAATCCATCGGCCTGCTCAAAGCCGCCCACCGCACTGACAGCGGCTACCGCGTGTATGGCCCGGAGGACTTGCACACCCTGGCGTTTATCAAGCGTTCGCGGGACTTGGGGTTTTCGCTGGAAGAGGTCGGCAAGCTGCTGACCCTGTGGCAGGACCGCCAACGGGCGAGTGCCGATGTGAAGGCGTTGGCACGCCAACATATCGATGAGCTGAACCAGAAGATCCTGGAGCTTGGGCAGTTACGCGATACCTTGCAGGACCTGGTGGAGCACTGCCAGGGCGATCATCGGCCGGATTGTCCGATTCTCAAGGAGTTGGCTTCGGGCAGTTGCTGCTCATAA
- a CDS encoding cation transporter, giving the protein MQVFSVEGMTCGHCVRAVTQAVQSQDPAASVKVDLAAKEVGVQSRLSAEEVISLITEEGYSAKLA; this is encoded by the coding sequence ATGCAAGTATTCAGCGTTGAAGGAATGACCTGCGGCCATTGCGTCCGGGCGGTGACACAGGCGGTGCAGAGCCAGGATCCGGCGGCCAGCGTGAAGGTCGACCTGGCCGCCAAGGAAGTGGGCGTGCAAAGCCGCTTGTCTGCCGAAGAGGTGATCAGCTTGATCACCGAAGAAGGCTACAGCGCCAAGCTCGCCTGA
- a CDS encoding adenosine deaminase, with product MYDWLNALPKAELHLHLEGSLEPELLFALAERNKIALPWNDVETLRKAYAFNNLQEFLDLYYKGADVLRTSQDFYDLTWAYLLRCKAQNVIHTEPFFDPQTHTDRGVPFEVVLNGIAAALKDGEQQLGITSGLILSFLRHLSEDEAQKTLDQALPFRDAFVAVGLDSSEMGHPPSKFQRVFDRARHEGFLTVAHAGEEGPPEYIWEAIDLLKIQRIDHGVRAIEDERLMQRIIDEQIPLTVCPLSNTKLCVFDDMAQHNILDMLERGVKVTVNSDDPAYFGGYVTENFHALYTSLGMTQDQAKRLAQNSLDARLVKP from the coding sequence ATGTACGATTGGCTCAACGCCCTGCCCAAGGCTGAACTGCACCTGCACCTGGAAGGCTCACTGGAGCCTGAGCTGCTGTTCGCCCTGGCCGAGCGCAACAAGATTGCGCTGCCATGGAACGACGTCGAAACCCTGCGCAAGGCCTACGCCTTCAACAACCTGCAAGAGTTTCTCGACCTGTATTACAAAGGCGCCGATGTGCTGCGCACGTCCCAGGACTTCTACGACCTGACCTGGGCCTACCTGCTGCGCTGCAAAGCGCAGAACGTGATCCACACCGAACCGTTCTTCGACCCGCAGACCCACACCGACCGTGGCGTGCCGTTCGAAGTGGTACTCAACGGCATCGCCGCTGCACTCAAAGATGGCGAGCAGCAACTGGGTATCACCAGCGGCTTGATCCTCAGCTTCCTGCGCCACCTGAGCGAAGACGAAGCCCAGAAAACCCTCGACCAGGCGCTGCCGTTCCGTGACGCGTTCGTGGCCGTGGGCCTGGACAGTTCGGAAATGGGTCACCCGCCGAGCAAGTTCCAGCGCGTGTTCGACCGTGCCCGCCACGAAGGCTTCCTCACCGTGGCCCACGCTGGCGAAGAAGGCCCGCCGGAGTACATCTGGGAAGCCATCGACCTGCTGAAAATCCAGCGTATCGACCATGGTGTGCGTGCCATCGAAGACGAACGCCTGATGCAGCGCATCATCGATGAACAGATCCCACTCACCGTGTGCCCGCTGTCCAACACCAAGCTCTGCGTGTTCGACGACATGGCCCAGCACAACATCCTCGACATGCTTGAGCGTGGCGTGAAAGTGACGGTGAACTCGGATGACCCGGCGTACTTCGGTGGGTATGTCACCGAGAACTTCCACGCGCTGTATACCTCGCTGGGCATGACCCAGGACCAGGCCAAACGCCTGGCGCAGAACAGCCTTGATGCGCGACTCGTCAAGCCCTGA
- a CDS encoding multidrug effflux MFS transporter → MNLRIILILGALSAFAPLAIDFYLPGFPAMATAFATDEKHIQLTLAVYFAGLAIGQLIYGPLADRFGRRGPLLSGVTLFTLASFACAYAPSLDWLIGARFVQALGGCAGMVISRAVVSDKCDAVGSAKVFSQLMLVTGLAPILAPLAGGVMVGLWGWQSIFLALTIFSVMAAVAVAFGLPETFPAHQPRQPLSGSLRRYFGLLSDRVYLGYALTGALSIAGMFAYIAGSPFVFIKLYGVPAEHYGWVFGSNAAGFILVAQLNARLLAKRGPAFLLSRSVWVYLLAGLSLLGITALHTDALWPLLVPLFICIASLGCILPNTSACAMSGQGARAGSASALLGCIQFGVAAGAASLVGVLHDGTAMPMAMVISLCGVLAVTVAVSTQRLQRARAAQAQV, encoded by the coding sequence ATGAACCTTCGCATAATCCTGATCCTGGGTGCCTTGAGCGCCTTCGCGCCGCTGGCGATCGACTTTTACCTGCCGGGCTTTCCGGCCATGGCCACGGCGTTTGCCACCGATGAAAAGCACATCCAGCTGACCCTGGCGGTGTACTTTGCCGGCCTGGCCATTGGCCAATTGATCTACGGCCCGCTGGCGGACCGTTTCGGGCGACGCGGGCCGTTGCTCAGCGGCGTTACGCTATTTACCCTGGCGTCCTTCGCCTGCGCCTACGCGCCGTCCCTGGATTGGCTGATTGGTGCGCGCTTTGTGCAGGCCTTGGGCGGTTGCGCAGGCATGGTGATTTCCCGCGCAGTGGTCAGCGATAAGTGTGATGCCGTGGGCTCGGCCAAGGTGTTTTCACAATTGATGCTGGTGACCGGCCTGGCGCCGATCCTCGCGCCGTTGGCCGGCGGGGTGATGGTTGGGTTGTGGGGCTGGCAGTCGATCTTCCTGGCGTTGACGATCTTCAGTGTGATGGCCGCCGTTGCTGTGGCATTCGGCCTGCCGGAGACCTTTCCAGCCCATCAGCCACGCCAGCCGTTGTCGGGCTCGCTGCGCCGCTACTTCGGTTTGCTGTCGGACCGGGTTTACCTCGGTTACGCGCTGACCGGCGCGCTATCGATTGCCGGGATGTTTGCCTACATCGCCGGTTCACCGTTCGTGTTTATCAAACTCTATGGCGTGCCTGCTGAGCATTACGGCTGGGTATTCGGCTCCAACGCCGCCGGCTTCATCCTGGTGGCGCAGCTCAATGCACGCCTGCTGGCCAAGCGCGGCCCGGCGTTTTTGCTGTCGCGTTCGGTGTGGGTGTATTTGCTGGCGGGTCTGTCGCTGCTGGGCATCACGGCTTTGCACACCGATGCACTGTGGCCATTGCTGGTGCCGCTGTTTATCTGCATCGCCAGCCTGGGCTGCATTTTGCCCAACACCTCGGCCTGCGCCATGAGCGGGCAGGGTGCACGGGCTGGCAGTGCGTCGGCGTTGCTCGGTTGCATCCAGTTTGGTGTGGCGGCGGGGGCGGCGTCGTTGGTGGGGGTGTTGCACGATGGCACGGCGATGCCGATGGCGATGGTCATCAGCTTGTGCGGTGTATTGGCGGTGACCGTCGCGGTGTCGACCCAGCGCCTGCAGCGGGCGAGAGCCGCGCAAGCGCAGGTCTGA
- a CDS encoding PA4780 family RIO1-like protein kinase has translation MKTPKRIEPLIEDGLVDEVLRPLMSGKEAAVYVVRCGNELRCAKVYKEANKRSFRQASEYQEGRKVRNSRQARAMAKGSKFGKKETEDAWQNAEVAALFRLAGAGVRVPKPYDFLEGVLLMELVADEYGDAAPRLNDVTLEPDQAREYHAFLISQIVLMLCTGLVHGDLSEFNVLLTPTGPVIIDLPQAVDAAGNNHAFNMLERDVGNMASYFGRFAPELKKTKYAKEMWALYEAGTLHPASVLTGEFDEPEELADVGGVIREIEAARLDEERRQAIRAADDAPPSKASEEPPPPPWMQ, from the coding sequence ATGAAGACTCCTAAACGCATTGAACCCCTGATCGAAGACGGTCTGGTCGACGAAGTGCTGCGCCCTCTCATGAGTGGTAAAGAAGCAGCTGTTTATGTGGTGCGCTGCGGCAACGAATTGCGTTGCGCCAAGGTTTACAAGGAGGCGAATAAACGAAGTTTTCGTCAGGCGTCCGAATACCAGGAAGGCCGTAAGGTCCGAAACAGCCGCCAGGCCCGGGCTATGGCCAAGGGTTCCAAGTTCGGCAAGAAAGAAACCGAAGATGCCTGGCAGAACGCCGAAGTAGCGGCGTTGTTCCGCCTGGCCGGTGCCGGCGTTCGTGTGCCCAAGCCTTACGACTTCCTCGAAGGCGTGCTGTTGATGGAACTGGTGGCCGACGAGTACGGCGATGCGGCACCGCGCCTGAACGATGTGACGCTGGAGCCGGATCAGGCGCGCGAATACCACGCCTTCCTGATTTCCCAGATCGTGCTGATGCTGTGTACCGGCCTGGTGCACGGTGACTTGTCCGAGTTCAACGTACTGCTTACGCCGACGGGCCCGGTCATCATCGACCTGCCCCAGGCGGTGGATGCGGCAGGCAACAACCACGCATTCAACATGCTGGAACGTGATGTGGGCAACATGGCTTCCTACTTCGGGCGTTTTGCCCCGGAGTTGAAGAAGACCAAGTACGCCAAGGAAATGTGGGCGCTGTACGAAGCCGGCACCTTGCACCCGGCCAGCGTGTTGACCGGCGAGTTCGACGAGCCGGAAGAGTTGGCGGACGTGGGCGGCGTGATCCGCGAGATCGAAGCGGCGCGGCTGGATGAAGAGCGCCGTCAGGCGATTCGCGCGGCAGATGATGCGCCGCCGAGTAAAGCGTCCGAAGAGCCGCCACCGCCGCCTTGGATGCAATGA